In Streptomyces sp. NBC_01707, a genomic segment contains:
- a CDS encoding DUF2470 domain-containing protein has product MPSAAERTRTLVQSTCSAVLLIPGLTTVGFDQLVPLDRSVGPEGDLFLEFPADSPAVRAATHAQDDELTAVLEITDVAPVSVPHRIRGRGWVSGWLTSVPGMAGPGRMMLRLETGEAHVDDLWGAQDVEPEEFRDAAADPLVAHEAELLQHLHAAHCEQVALLCGLLGERADSSCAAHRPTVVPVALDRYGLRVRICEADGRCFDARFEFPEPVRDVTGLRHAMHTLFEAAAR; this is encoded by the coding sequence ATGCCGTCAGCAGCCGAGCGCACACGAACTCTCGTACAGAGTACCTGTTCGGCGGTACTGCTCATCCCCGGGCTGACCACAGTCGGTTTCGACCAGCTGGTGCCACTGGACCGCAGTGTGGGCCCCGAGGGCGATCTGTTCCTCGAGTTCCCCGCCGATTCCCCGGCCGTACGGGCCGCCACGCACGCCCAGGACGACGAGCTGACCGCCGTGTTGGAGATCACTGACGTCGCACCGGTCTCCGTACCCCACCGCATCCGTGGCCGCGGCTGGGTCTCCGGATGGCTCACCTCCGTACCGGGCATGGCCGGGCCCGGACGGATGATGCTGCGGCTGGAGACCGGTGAGGCGCACGTCGACGATCTGTGGGGCGCCCAGGACGTCGAGCCGGAGGAATTCCGGGACGCGGCCGCCGACCCGCTCGTCGCCCACGAGGCGGAACTCCTGCAGCATCTGCACGCGGCGCACTGCGAACAGGTGGCGCTGCTGTGCGGGCTGCTGGGAGAGCGGGCGGACAGCAGCTGCGCCGCCCACCGGCCCACGGTCGTGCCCGTCGCGCTCGACCGGTACGGGCTGCGGGTGCGCATCTGCGAGGCCGACGGGCGGTGCTTCGACGCACGCTTCGAATTCCCCGAACCGGTGCGCGACGTCACCGGACTGCGCCACGCGATGCACACGCTTTTCGAGGCGGCCGCTCGCTGA